The Setaria viridis chromosome 6, Setaria_viridis_v4.0, whole genome shotgun sequence genome includes the window gtcagccgatggtatTAATGAATCGGCCAATTAAGGGCGGGAGATCTGTTATACctctttaaaacggatttcttccagcTGCGTTTGCGAAATCGTCATCCTCGATTCTGGGACTGGCACCATTGGTTCgtcggaagaagaggactcaacgacaatcgacgctctgctcgggccagcttcttgaAGGATGGCCAATGGTTGATCAGGCAATGAGCTTAGCGTGCCGGTAACCTGTGTCAAAGTTAGTAAGAGCGtcatccaaatactagaagatcGGGTTGAAGGATCGTATACCTCAACAGGAGGGAGCACTGACATTTCATTAGCTGCTTGGGTTACCGCCGATTGCTGAGGGTTCACAAGGGAagtctgtgcagcctaatataagaggagtcagtATGGAAATAGCAATCGGGAAGATCGGACAatgagtttacctgcatagcctccaccaataatgacgcggcggctgctccggcttctaTGGCGACTTGAATGTCTACCTCTTCACAGAAGGGTCGGCacggccgaagtctctgccaTTATAATCATGGGTGGATCGTCCGATTCTGTACgggcacgcactcggcgactggtcttcttgacaaccTTCCTCTGCGCCTGCTTCGCTCGGCTGGCGATGTCGTCtacagaaggggcatgatagccgatgagggggaatgttgtgtatggataacggtcctctatcggccgaccactccggctgcgttctGGGGAACACGACTTTCAGACTGAGTCAACAGCAAGAGTtagtatatatgtgtaaaaataataataataataataataaggggaaatgaaaatcggccagggaaaagaagagtacctcggcgttcggatcgatgttggctggatccaggaggttgcagtatatcgatgcagaagtgcagaacaTGTACtatttccattcggcccaccatagcttgaattgctgaacggcgaaaggggctactatccattcattcagatctatggtactggagtctggaatcCAATCTTgcagccgattatagtcaagacccttggtgagttcatctctgaactttgctcggccggcgaagtatgcataaattggcaattgacccatgccgaattgccatGCTGCGatggaggggttgtagaactcataagtaggagcatccttccccgagaagaagtttgccggtaagattcccggtttgattaattcgtctgtgaggttttcatcgaatcggccagtagttgaatcaaaacaagaagggagctcaaagattgggtcatccctctgataagggaaccagctggtgcgtcttcgctgaagccattataaaaacacctgaagtattcggccaccttggtagcagagtacgagcaaccagaaaaggccgatgccgcttcaccgaaagatgtacatcggcgtcggacagtggggttctctgccgattcgatgttggggaatgtcatgtgctccactcgctgctgagaaatcttgctcatgtacaggttaagccataagttgataaaccaccagggcccaccggggtttccaatcggctccccttgggataatttaatgccgatttggtggagcatgtgatAGGCTGCCCCTagtaggtgctttccaaggggaatagaggcccctgtcgataatgcctcggccaaagcctgtgtgttggtggatggaccggctgctctctcacagaagaaatgtttctctagccacatcatcaggaaagacgtgtgctctctgttcttgACTGATCCGGCCCTCCTATTGCATCTaatgaatcccttccatccgccgattccctttgtgtccagccgatgagatgtcgtgGCCAAGAGACGGAAAGGGGTATCTGGGGAGGAGATATCAAGGCCGGTTAACATAACCACATCGACCAaagtgggagtcataggtccgtgtccgaagaggaatgcattgagagcatcggaccagaagtaagaggctgctatcactaatggctcgttcctttccatttgggacaaagatagatcgatgcactgaccgattttgcgctcatcccattggaccctcttagagacggctatccgctggtaccattctctccaaccgggggtttcattcggccatgatctgaaggtacccgaccaatgatctaggtccatagttgattgcttaaaagggatcctatgggtttccaaattgattaagtcggttggatctgggtttcccatgggaccaaggcagataaggctgggagtttctgtaaggcgaatggtaatctgatgcctaaccgcctaaagaaggaaaaagagggtgcggaagtaagaatagatctaaagtaaatgcattactgataaggaaagtttcggtaatgacctccgggatgaagctcatcgtagtcggcgggatcgccggtggagcggcagatgatgaagccgccaatgggatttcggttgaagccccagcTCCCACTGATGGAGTTCCTTCTCCTGTCGATGGAGCCACTGCCGTTGCCGCTGGAACTTCCGCCGGTGGAGCCATCTCCGGAGCTTTGGGTGTTGGcgaagtgcctgaaggtgccgccattggagaagtagggaAAAATGAGGATGGAAAGAGACGCCGGGGAAAAAGCTGGAAGCTGAGGAAggtgccggaggaagaagaaggcctgtacgctaaagaaggaagatgtgagctcgtaaggggagtacgggacgagctgatatttaaaggtggtctgagaaggggtaaaagcggaattttgACCGCGCCGGCctttcgattttttcgggaggagtggttgtcgtgggcgcccgtttcgaaaagattgcaatcatcaagctggagaccgcgaaacggaaggatattttcaatacgtttgtttcggaagggaagttgaaaacaatttcgaaataaagactatgttttactccgaaactggggggcatgtgttgacgccagattttgacacgtgtaaaatcggcgttagggaaggaagaaatcagaagatgcGGTGAGACACAGGGGtgacggttggaaatcggccgattggtgctacagtcgaggatcggctgattgacctttggagttccgcctcgcccgacccctgagtcctgggatcggatgcgcccgaccctccgagggaggatctgcgcctcgcctgaccttaggtcccagggtcgaagtagtcagagcccccgacatgtgggccctaatcggctgtcccttgccgatggagtgagtagaaatcggccgattaggaggttggagcgattgggccggtgtgggcttaaagaggattatgaagatgaagagggaatcagcccataaAGAGCGCGATAACcgacctagtacgagtcgtacttataaatattcattttttgttAAAATTAGAGAtcgagttctagtcggataagaagtcgtttgtaacaggctataaatagccacccttgtagatctgtaatcatcatcaaatcaatacaacaaactactatttcttcgtacttactttcaagccggcgacttcgccaatacttttcttctttctcacgagttcatacgggttggcggggctgcatcaacttgacctccggccgatcttgtaagttccgcttatcgaatagtctctaagctttaacttcgggcgcatcgctgttgtttcgtttagatttattcaccatttattgatattcactagaattctaggttttacctgttgttctagttttatcaccagttatccagctaggaattggaaccttcggctttcctgtactttgttatttaatctattcgttttacgcatagccgattagatctgttcctagtgttgctactgtagcgttgtttagattactccagcagtcttctttattaacgttgctcggtaatcggctgcattatagccgatttctttattacagcaaatcggccgattcgctgataagctatctcgagatcggaaccttagccgatcgcaacctctgggatctgacacgtttctttccttgccaatcaacaggtcagattggctggcacgccgcgcgaaccgcaccagggcgatcacccgaacaggagttaagcagattctcccgggtcgtgtgtccgacgctgggaattcgatcagccgatttctagcgccaacacataaGTATCAAGAAAGGAATGAAAAATAAATCCCGATGTTAAATAAGGGAGGCAAAACTTTATAGTGTCATATAGGGAACCAGATTTTTATCTAGTGCCATATAGGGAATTTTCTCTCTTTAAATATGTCAAATTAGCTTTAAAAGTATCCCAGTTTCAAATATTAGACATTAATTTGCTATATTTTGAATGTGTTCGAGAAAGGAAAGAACGATTCCTGCAGTAGTACCTGGATCCGAAGTATATTATTGCTTGTAAATATAAGGGAAGATCAAAAGCTGAACATAGTAGAAGCAATAGCCGATGCACCTTAGATCAATGGTTACTTCTTTTCCAAGAATACAAACCAGGAAACCGAAATATTTGTGTTTAAAAAATGTATAATTGTAAGTATAAAAGAATGTTAAAATTACAAAATAATGATTTTGCAACGGTGAACAAAAGGTGGTGGTTCTTTAGAGTGCACAGCACGGATACGGAGCGAGCCATCCCACTTAGTGCAGGATCATACGGATTTACGATCTTGGCCCTCACGGCTGCCGGATTTACGGTCGTCACCGTCACACCAGCTCCGCTTCTCCTTGACCGTCACATCGTTTGGACCTGCAGGGTGGGTGTCGGTTCCGGTACATGGTGCAATGCCCCCGCCGAGCCATCACCTTTGCCTCCGCTTGGAATGACGTGGGCCACCGCGACGAGGCCCGGCGACCTCTCGGCGCAGCGGCACGCCATTTGAGGTGTTCCTGTCGCTCGAGGTCGCCCGGTGTGGGACAAAATTAACCAAACTGCGGCGCTTGCGCACGGCGTCGATCCCTTGTCGTGCAAAACAGAACTGGAGTCGGAGATGGTGCCGTCCtggcgtgtgcgtgtgcgtgcgcGGTACGCCAAGACAGTGGTGCGCGCGCCGCGTGGGGGCCTGGACGGGAGCTGGCTCGTAGCAACTGGCGTGCGGCGTCACGGGCTTTGGATCCATCGCCGCCCGCACCGATCGAGCTCACGACGCCGCCGCGTCATCTGCGTACGTGTGCCAGCTAGACCGTAGATGAGAGAAGTACGCCGGCTGTGAGCAGAGCAGCGCATGCGAGTGTATGACGCTACACTATATCGTCAGTTgtatgaaaataaaaataaagaataaAATTATCCATAAACAAAGTGGATGGTTTAAAAATGTTTAAAGTTCGCTCGTAGTCAACTTGACctcggcctgaacctgtcttcTTTTCTGGAACGCAGAGCACGAGTAAAGCAGTGGCGATTGTGGTTCAAGTGTTATTGAAACTGATGCACTTGCATCCACCGGCGATTGAACAAGTTGCATTGCCAATTTGACACCCAAGAGAAACAGCAGCATGCATGTTGCATGATGATTTGATGAAGCCATATCAGCAACTTGAGTGTCGGCTGATACAGCCTACAGATTTTCTGAAGAATCGAGTGTTGGAGTACGTGCTGGCCACTTGCATGCCCCAAGGGCCTGGATAGTCTCCGGCCGACGGGTGGTACCAGCAGCTAGCGGCGTCCATTCCGTACGTGCATGCCAAGGGGGAAAGCTACCATGGCGGGTGGTACCAGCAGCTAGCAGCGTCCATTCCGTACAGCTGCCAGCTGGTCGTCCTCGCTCGGCAAAACGGCAGCTCTAGGACGAGGGCGCTCGCCTCACAGGGGAACCCGTAACAGCTCTGCGCGTGCGACCACGCTTCCCTGATCCCTTCCACACGTTCGGACGACCACGCGAGACGGCAGCTGTCACGACAACCTCTTCGCGTACACATCCCGCTACTCCTCCCCTTGACAATGCAACGGCGTTTTAGTCCCGTACCGGATGCATTCGGGGGACGAGAGCAGGTTAATTAGGTGCCGCTCCGGGCATGCTTCGTCGGGCAATGTGGCGGTGCCCAGTCATCCCTAGCTTTGATTTGGGGGGCAAAGGGTGCTGGTCAGGCTGGGGGTAGAGCATCATGGACTGGATCCGACGTCTTCGGCTCACTGCAGGGCACGCCGGTGTGACGGTCTCGATCGTAAATCCGGCGTCGCTGTACGCGGAAGGTGGCTCGCTCCGTCCCGTGCTCGTTCTCAACCCAACCACCACCTTTTGCTAGTTGCTGCCAGGGCGTCGCGCGCAACATCTTCACCAAATAGTTCACACAAGCTAATAGTACCATGCTACAAAGTCATGAATTCTTTGCTAGTTGCTGGACCATATTCTTTCTGTTCACTAAAAAAATACTTCACAGAAGCTCTAGTGCCGTGCTACGAAGTGATTTGAACACGAACTAGAGAAATTCTAAATTTCTAGCTGTTTCAAGGAAGGACACAGTGCCAGTTTGGGCCTACGTCATTCCATTTTGTCTCCAGTCTAACGTGGCACTTACCCCCGACCACATCAATAGTCAAAATGCCTACTCCACTCGGGCACTTCGATGCAAAGTTTCTACCAAGATCAACTACGATTTCTTGAGGAAAATAGAAGACACCATCAGTTTGCATTGGTAGACATGCATGATCATTTCAATTCATCCATCTATTAATCGTGACAATAACCAAATCAAAAGCTTCCAACCCATGCCATGCCCCAGATTAAATTGTTGAACGTTTCAGGTTATTCCTTCCGCGGATGTCACAATTCTACTAATGCAGCACTTGATGATGTCTCAAACATGGCTCTATGAATACATCGGCATAAATGTAACCTTAGCACGATAATTCAACTCTGACTAGGCACTACAAATACCAGAGAGACAAGAACGCAATGAGCCTCCAGTTTGTCCTCAAGAGTATTGTGCTGACGGAACGATTGATCCCTCTGCTTTTGAGTTAATGCCATGTGAGCTCAAATGCAAGGAGGCTCGCATGATAGTGACTCAAAGGTAGAAGCTCAAAGTTAAAAGGAACCTCTTCTCCTGCCGACAAGCCTCTTCTCTCCACCGTACTGCAGAGGGACTTGCGACTGATCACATCCCAACCTGCATGCGGCCCAGCTCAATAACCAAGGTGAGATCGTGCTAGGCATCCTGTAAGCCCTAAGGGACGCATTCCAAGAACAAAAAACTTCTCTTCTCGCCACTAAAGTCCACTCAAACTTTGCCAAATCAACTATCTTTTAGCATGTACACAATAACACGGCTATCTGTTATATATTTTCCGCTAGTTTCTCAACGAGATCAAAATAAGACAACTTAATCATTTGTTGATAGCTCTTCCATGACTCTTCTTCGTcttatatacacatgaaacctaAATAAAAGTAATTAAAGAAATCCTTGAAGATGGTCCATgaaattaattagctttagtGGTATCACTAAGTCTATTCTCAATGGAGACATTTTGCTTTTGTTGTTTTCAAAGTGCATATACCTAAGGCGTGTTTGTTTCGTCAGAATTGAATCTCATTCTAGCAATTGGATTCAATAGGAATTAAATTACATAGAATCagattcatttcaattttcttaTTTGGATGTACAAAGAAACTAATTCTTAGAATTAGATTCCAAATATGGTTTGGTTGATTAGAAATTCAAATGGAACAACATGCTACTAGCATAGCTCTCTCTCTAACACATGGAGTTGTTAGACACTCAAATGAAGTCTCCATTGTTGTTAGACATTCAAATCAGACAACATGCTACAACCAGATTAAGGCACAAATAGTAAGAGCGAAGTCCAATCAGGGAGGAGAATAGATGTTGCACGAACCTCAGCGTCAAGGTACTCGAGGATGGCGGCGATGTAGACGGGGCCGCCGGATTTGGAGATCCTCGACGCCGCCTTCCTCGCCATGCCCGCCCCTGGAGCTCCTCAGCGTCACCTTCTTCACCGCGCCTGGCCCTGGTGATGCTTGACGTTGTCTTCTTCGCCGCGCTTGGCCTTGGCTCCGGCAGCAGGAGGAGAATGGCTCGGCACTAGGAAACCCTAGCTGCCATGCCGTAGGGAGGATTCCGTAGCacgaagaggaagagggggcggcggaggagggggcactaggaagtggaggagggggccgTGGCGCAACGCTTGGGGAGTCGATGGGAGAAGGAGTCGGGGGGTGGCGGCACACAGGAGAGGCGATCGGGGTCGAGGGAGAAATGATTTCCTAGTTTGAGGGTCAGAATGTGTCGCAGGCTAATGATTCGGACGATGGAAACTTGAGGAAAGACCGTTTCCAATTCTGGTGGAGCCAAACAAGCCGACTCTAAAAACTAATTCCAATTCCGCATGATTCCAATGAAACAAACAGGCCTAAAGAGGTTTTGgttgatgaatgaaacaggACCCCCAATGCATAATTTCAGTTTTGTGATTTTCATATATGCTAGCGATAGCATTTAACTTTTGCATTGTGTTGTGAAACGATTTGATCACAATGAgtttcctttttctattttcaAGGCATATGATGGATTTTTTTCCTCACATAGGGGTTTTACGACTGCAAACATTTTGTACAAAAGAATCTTACAAGTGCAAAATAAATTTCTTACAAAAGGTGGTGGCTCGTTAGAGTGCTGGCATTGATATGGAGCGAGCCAGCCCCCTTCGTGCAGGACCATCCAGATTTACGGTGACCAGGACCGTCATCCTTGACCATCACACCGTCGGACCCGTAGAGCCAGGGGTGTCGGTTCCAGTACATGGTGCTCTCCCACCCCGTCGAGCCAACACCTTTTCCCCCAAGCTTGGGATGACGTGGGCCACCGCTACGAGGCCCGGCGAACTATCGTCGGAGCAGCACGCCATTTCAGCTGGTCCTCTCGCTCGACGCTCGCTGGTATGGGACAAAATCAAACTGTGGCGGTTGCGTACAACATCCTCGAGGACTGGCGCGTGCGCCTGCGTGCGCGGTACGCGAAGACACGGTGGCGCGCCGCGTGGGGTGCTAGACTGGAGCTGGCGGGAAGCTGGCAACTGGCAAGCATGCATGTGGGGGCTCGGTCGATCGGAGTCGGACACAGTTGAAGATGCTCACCGCGTGTTTGGTGTCCTGCAGCTGTGTGAACCAGGCTCACTGCATGCACCCTCCGTCTGTTCGGTTGCCTGGTCCCCCCCGCGAGCCAGGTTGTGGGCGTGCAAAAGAACCCCCGCGACCAGGCTCCGCGGATACGAGAGGAGCGGCCGTTTCCGCCGGGCCTGGCTCCCGCGGTATGAcggcgggcgcgcgggaggcgaaaACTTGGCTGGCGGGAGCTCGCGCCATTTTGCTGGGGTTACCTCCCCCTTTCACGCCACTCACCGCAGATAtatccccctccccgccgcctccgctcccacTCGGTCACCATTCGTCTTCTTCGCTAGATCTGAGGTGCTCCCCTCTCCTATCTTCCTCTGGTTTTCATGGATTCGGTTCATCGATTCACGTTGTATTGATCCCCTCCCTCCTTTGTTGCTTCCTAGTTGCTCTGGATCTGAGTTCTTGCGCAGGTAATCTGGTTCGCCTCCCCCCCCCGTGTTCTTGATCTCCTAACCCTAGATGCATCTCTCACTGGTTTGTGTTCAAATTGATGCAGGGATCTCAGATCCGTGTTCCCCGCTTGGTTTGAAGGTACGAACCCATGTTCTTGGTTAgggttttttttcctgtttatttctttcattttccTAAGGTATGAATCAATGTTGCTTAGGGTTGTAACGTATGAATCCATGTTGATGGTGCCAGGTTGCAGATCTGCTGTCGGTTGTTTGTTCGTGTGCAACATTGTTTGGGTGCTTGCCGTCCTCGTTCGGTATAAGcaatcctcccctccctctccacctttTCTGATGGTGCTATCGATGGTGATTGTGTGCGCTACAGATCTGATAATGCTATTTCTTCTGAGCTTATGTCCAAGTCAATGATGTTTTCTCTTTTAATCTGAGCATATGTCCATGCCATGCTGATGCTTGTTTTAATCTGAGCACTTGTTCAATGCTAATGATGATATGCTATTTTTATCTGAGCACTTGTAATTGTGCCAATGATGTTATCTCATTTTCCCTTTAATCTGAGCATGTGTTGCATGGCAATGAAGTTTGTCACCGTATTGCTGCTTTGGTAGTCATGGTAATTGTCTTGTTTGCTTAGATGGCTTTGGAGGACCAGCAACGCTTGCTGTTTGCCCGAGCTGCTGCTCTTGTCACGGCTATGTATGCATTCTTTTTCACTAGGATAAGAATGCAACGTAGTTCAAGGCCACAGATCAGGTAAGGCCCTTTGAGCGCCATGGATGAGGAACGCCAAAAGAACCTGGACAAAATTTACAATTGCACTGATATAGAGTGTGTTGCTATGCTTCGCATGAGAAAAGTACCTTTTTTTGCACTGTGCAACTTGCTTAGGGAAAGGCATTTGCTGTCAGATAGCCTTCATAGTTGTGTTGAAGAGCAGCTAGCAATATTTCTACACATTGTTGGCCACAACCAACGCTTTAGAGTTATTCACCAACATTGGAGAAGGTCAATAGAAATAGTGCATAGATATTTCAAGGAGGTCTTGTATGCTATTGGGGAACTTAGGCAAGAAATGATTATAGCTCCATCTAATGAGACACCAGTTAAGATAAGCAATAGCCcaagatggtacccatatttcaaggtaaTAAATTTGTCATGTAGTTTGTAGGTTATTGCTGCATACTTGGGTGCATATCATGTAACATGCATCTATTGGGTTTTCATGTAGGACTGTGTTGGGGCAATAGATGGGACTCATGTATATGCTGGAGTACCAGCCAAGATCCAAGCAGCATTTAGGGGAAGGAAGCACTACCCCACACAAAATGTTCTTGCTGATGTTGACTTTGATCTGAAATTTACTTATGTCTTAGCTGGTTGGGAAGGGTCTGCTCATGATGCTACTGTTCTTGCTGATGCACTAGAGAGGGAGGATGGGTTAAGGGTTCCACCAGGTAATTAGCTGAATTGGGTACCTAAATAAAAATTGTAACTTCATAACAATGGACTTAATGCATTTTTGTACTTGTTATAGGAAAATTCTACTTagtagatgctggatatgctTGTCGTCCTGGATTCCTTCCTCCTTACCGTGGCACTAGGTACCATCTGAAAGAGTATGGTGCTAGGAACTACCCAACCAACCCAAGGGAGTTGTTTAATTTGAGGCATTCAAGTCTGAGAGTATCTGTTGAAAGGGCTTTTGGTGCTTTGAAAAACCGTTTTCGCATCATTGATAATAAACCATTTCATCCCTACAAGACACAAGTCAAGTTAGTACTTGCTTGCTGCATATTGCATAATTGGATACTTGGGCATGGGGTTGATGAGGTAGTTCCTACTGAGTTCTCATGGGTGCCCAACAATAATGATAGTCCTGGTCATGGGGTCCAGATGGATGACAATGTTGTTTGGGCTCAAAGTAGGGATGAATGGGCTCAACACATGTGGTCCAATAGGGGCAACTCTCACATCTAAGATGTATATGTTTTGTATTCTATGTATGTTGAACAATGTTTGTTACTTATGTTCTGAGGCATTGAACAATTGCAATGATGATTTTACTTATTTCATTACACAATATAGCTAAGACATTGGACATGTGCAATGATGTTACACCTCTTTTGATACTACACTAGACCTGAGGCTTGAGACATTTGCAGTGATGATTTTATTTTCTCTGATACTTCATTAGAGCTGATACTTCTTTTGAACTGAGGCATGAGACATGTGCAGTGATGAATTTTTATTCCTATTTTCCTCTTGAGTGCAATGCATATTGATGACATAGGCCAGATGACACATGCAATGATGTTTCCCCAACTATGATGTTCCTGTTTCTGAGTGGGGGTGTGGCAATTGGAAATAGGAATGGCTGAGGAGATGAATGCTGAGATCCTTGCTGCTGATGAGCTTGTGTTCCCTGGTGGGGCTGTTGGGGCTGATGGGGATGATGGCCCTGTTGGGGCTGTTGGGGTTGCTCCTGGTGCTGCTCAGTAGAGACCTGCTATGAGGTGGACAGATGTGATGTCTGGATTTATTCTTCACCGCATGTGCCAGCTGATTTCAATTGGTGTTAGGACTGATAAAGGTTTCAAAGAAGTCCACCTCAATCAGGTTGCCAAGGCTCTGCATGAGTTCAGTGGCAATGAAGTCACTGGCACACAGGTGTATAACCACTTGAGGAagtggaggcagaggtgggTTAAAATCTTAAAGCTGAGAGAGCTGAGTGGAGCCTTGTGGAATGGGGACAGCTCCATGATTGTCCTTGAGGAGGAGCACTACAATGGCCACATCAAGGTATGTAGTACTGTTGCTGTTTTTTTATTAAATGTTTAGCAGTTTAAGTATCTAACTTCAGTTGTGCTAATGCAGGCACACCCCAAAGATGCTGAGTACCTCAACAAGCCAATTGTGTACTACCAGGAGATGATGGTCATCTTTGGTAATGGTCAGGCAATAGGTAAGTATGCTATGGGGTCAAATGAGGCTCTTGGTAGTCCTTCTGAGTTTGCCTACAGCCCAATGAAGCATGACCTGCCTGAGGAGCTTACTCCTGGAAAGCCTGAGGCAGCTTATGTGTCCAAGTCAGAACCACCTGTTGGAAGCAAGAGAAAGAGGTCCATGCTGTCAGATGATGATGTCCTTGTGTTCACTGGCATGACTGATGCAGTGAACAATGTTGCAGATGCTATACGTTCTACCAAGGTTGAGGATTCCCACCCTGACTTGTATGGTGCACTGATGTACATGCCAGAGTTCAGTGAGGAAGCTCTAATGCTTGCATGTCACCTGCTTAACAATAAGGCCCAGGGATCTGCTTTTGTGCAGATGTCTCACTCACACCGTGTTCTTTGGCTGAGTACCTACTTGGCCAAGAACAACTACATGTGAGTGACTGGGCTTGGTTGTTGAGCTGTTCTGGTTGGGCAGTGATTTTTTTGGACGACCTGGTGCAGTTGTGGCTTCTTTTGTGCATACCTGTTGCCTGATCTGatggtcttttgtgcagctgACAACTTGATGCATTCTTTTGGGATGGGGACTTGATCTTGTCTCCTGACTATATGGCTAACTGTAGCCTTCTACTTGCCCGACTTAGATAAGCCTACTATGAAGTCATCTTATTCTGTCTGAGTTAGATATTAAACTGAGCATGTGTCTATTGTGCCTATTG containing:
- the LOC117861713 gene encoding protein ALP1-like, with the protein product MIIAPSNETPVKISNSPRWYPYFKDCVGAIDGTHVYAGVPAKIQAAFRGRKHYPTQNVLADVDFDLKFTYVLAGWEGSAHDATVLADALEREDGLRVPPGKFYLVDAGYACRPGFLPPYRGTRYHLKEYGARNYPTNPRELFNLRHSSLRVSVERAFGALKNRFRIIDNKPFHPYKTQVKLVLACCILHNWILGHGVDEVVPTEFSWVPNNNDSPGHGVQMDDNVVWAQRMAEEMNAEILAADELVFPGGAVGADGDDGPVGAVGVAPGAAQ
- the LOC117861714 gene encoding uncharacterized protein; protein product: MRWTDVMSGFILHRMCQLISIGVRTDKGFKEVHLNQVAKALHEFSGNEVTGTQVYNHLRKWRQRWVKILKLRELSGALWNGDSSMIVLEEEHYNGHIKAHPKDAEYLNKPIVYYQEMMVIFGNGQAIGKYAMGSNEALGSPSEFAYSPMKHDLPEELTPGKPEAAYVSKSEPPVGSKRKRSMLSDDDVLVFTGMTDAVNNVADAIRSTKVEDSHPDLYGALMYMPEFSEEALMLACHLLNNKAQGSAFVQMSHSHRVLWLSTYLAKNNYM